The following proteins come from a genomic window of Mucinivorans hirudinis:
- a CDS encoding SSU rRNA (adenine(1518)-N(6)/adenine(1519)-N(6))-dimethyltransferas e translates to MVKAKKHLGQHFLTNEGVSADIADALICNRTKRTLEVGPGMGMLTKYLIARPELDLQVAEIDTESVEYLHRHYPALEVIEGDFLRMNLTESYPAGVNIIGNFPYNISSQIFFAVLDHKEVVPEVVGMLQKEVAVRLAAAPTGKEYGILSVLLQAYYDIEYLFEVSAENFNPPPKVQSAVIRLTRNSVERLDCDEVLLKKIVKATFNQRRKTIRNSIRAVLPEIRGEHRLLAERPERLSVADFVELTKFVEAQKNLEY, encoded by the coding sequence ATGGTCAAAGCAAAAAAACACCTCGGGCAACATTTTTTGACAAATGAGGGGGTGTCGGCAGATATAGCCGATGCCCTTATTTGTAACCGTACCAAGCGAACACTGGAGGTGGGTCCGGGTATGGGGATGCTCACAAAATATCTTATTGCCCGCCCCGAGTTGGATTTGCAGGTTGCCGAGATAGACACTGAAAGTGTCGAATATCTCCACCGACACTATCCTGCGCTGGAGGTCATCGAGGGTGATTTCTTGAGGATGAACCTCACCGAGTCGTACCCAGCGGGGGTGAACATTATCGGCAATTTCCCCTACAATATATCTTCTCAGATATTTTTTGCGGTGCTCGACCACAAGGAGGTCGTGCCCGAGGTTGTGGGTATGTTGCAAAAGGAGGTTGCCGTGCGCTTGGCAGCCGCGCCAACGGGCAAGGAGTACGGGATTTTAAGCGTGTTGTTGCAGGCTTATTACGACATTGAGTATCTTTTTGAGGTCTCCGCAGAAAACTTCAATCCCCCGCCCAAGGTGCAGAGTGCTGTAATTCGCCTTACAAGAAACAGTGTAGAAAGGTTGGATTGCGATGAGGTGTTGCTCAAAAAGATTGTCAAGGCAACTTTCAATCAGCGACGTAAGACCATTCGCAACTCCATTCGTGCCGTGCTACCCGAGATAAGGGGGGAGCATAGACTCCTTGCCGAGCGTCCCGAACGTTTGAGTGTTGCCGATTTTGTGGAGCTGACAAAGTTTGTGGAGGCTCAAAAAAATTTGGAATATTAA
- a CDS encoding Translation elongation factor P has protein sequence MCNPRHGDTSPFLPSVAARATPQLRIIGSKGSIFLISLKKNYQYLLPNSFIRKFAQKLLIQNNIMATTADIKNGMCIEFNGKTYQIVEFQHVKPGKGPAFVRTKLRNLETGLLIDNTFTAGVKIDPVRVERRPYQYLYQDDMGCNFMHTETFEQIIIDKNLIDNNDLLKEGQVVEVMFHTERDQVLTAELPAVIDMEVVYTEPGFKGDTASSNVMKPAEVETGATIRVPLFIQTGEKIRVDTRTREYYERIK, from the coding sequence ATGTGTAATCCACGGCACGGGGACACGTCCCCCTTTCTGCCGAGCGTTGCTGCACGAGCAACACCACAACTTCGGATAATCGGCAGCAAAGGTAGCATTTTTTTAATTAGTTTGAAAAAAAATTATCAATATTTGTTACCCAACTCTTTTATTCGTAAATTTGCACAAAAATTACTGATACAAAACAATATTATGGCTACAACAGCAGACATCAAAAACGGTATGTGCATTGAGTTCAATGGTAAGACATATCAAATCGTAGAATTTCAACACGTTAAACCGGGCAAAGGTCCCGCATTCGTTCGCACAAAGCTACGTAATTTAGAGACAGGACTTCTCATAGATAACACTTTCACAGCAGGGGTGAAGATTGACCCTGTGCGCGTGGAGCGTCGCCCTTATCAATATCTATATCAGGATGATATGGGATGCAACTTTATGCACACCGAAACCTTCGAACAGATAATCATAGACAAGAACCTTATCGACAATAATGACCTTCTCAAGGAGGGGCAAGTAGTGGAGGTTATGTTCCATACCGAGAGAGACCAAGTGCTTACGGCTGAGCTTCCCGCCGTTATCGATATGGAGGTTGTCTACACCGAGCCGGGCTTCAAGGGTGACACCGCATCGAGCAACGTGATGAAACCTGCCGAGGTTGAGACGGGTGCTACAATTCGCGTGCCTTTGTTTATTCAGACGGGCGAAAAAATCAGAGTGGACACTCGCACCCGCGAATATTACGAGAGAATAAAATAA
- a CDS encoding SSU ribosomal protein S16p — MATKIRLARHGKKGYPVYHIVIADSRSPRDGRFIEKLGTYNPNTNPATIDLNVDRAVYWVGVGAEPTDTTRAILSNKGVMLKHHLAGGVRKGALTEAQAEAKFAKWVEEKEAKIEAKKVALKGVATKSAKERMAAEVKVREERAAALAAKLAEQAAATTQTEAAEAVAEEAAAE; from the coding sequence ATGGCAACAAAAATCAGACTTGCCCGTCACGGTAAAAAGGGTTATCCTGTTTACCACATCGTAATTGCAGACTCTCGCTCACCACGCGATGGTCGTTTCATCGAAAAGTTGGGTACTTACAACCCAAACACCAACCCTGCAACCATTGATTTGAACGTAGACCGTGCGGTTTATTGGGTAGGGGTAGGTGCTGAGCCAACCGACACAACACGTGCGATTTTGTCTAACAAGGGCGTTATGCTCAAACACCACCTTGCGGGCGGCGTTCGCAAAGGTGCTCTTACTGAGGCTCAAGCCGAAGCGAAATTCGCTAAGTGGGTAGAGGAGAAAGAGGCTAAAATCGAGGCTAAGAAAGTGGCTTTGAAGGGTGTGGCAACAAAGAGTGCAAAGGAGCGTATGGCAGCCGAGGTGAAGGTTCGCGAGGAGCGCGCAGCAGCACTTGCAGCCAAACTGGCTGAGCAAGCGGCAGCAACAACCCAAACCGAAGCGGCAGAAGCAGTTGCAGAGGAAGCGGCAGCAGAATAA
- a CDS encoding 16S rRNA processing protein RimM translates to MIQVGTIQKAYGKGGELVVRLWDNFPENPKDIYGEPLWVEMDSLATPLFVGSLQSLGTSKAVVVFDDFESEQRAAMLIGKKLYSKNPQQPQEQTQDDWDFLVGYKFMDTTSGVKGEITDFIGNELNPLMEVTTGGEAYFVPVADELVEHLDERRRTITMNLPEGIFDINEQ, encoded by the coding sequence ATGATTCAAGTAGGTACTATTCAGAAGGCTTACGGCAAGGGCGGTGAGTTGGTGGTACGTTTGTGGGATAATTTTCCCGAAAATCCAAAAGATATTTATGGGGAGCCGCTATGGGTCGAAATGGACTCATTAGCGACTCCTCTTTTTGTTGGCTCTCTCCAGAGTCTTGGCACGAGTAAGGCGGTTGTGGTTTTTGACGACTTCGAAAGTGAACAGCGCGCGGCGATGCTCATAGGGAAAAAGTTGTACAGCAAAAACCCGCAGCAGCCGCAAGAACAGACACAGGATGATTGGGATTTTTTGGTGGGTTATAAATTTATGGACACCACTTCGGGTGTCAAGGGCGAGATTACCGATTTCATTGGTAATGAGCTCAATCCGTTGATGGAGGTGACAACCGGCGGCGAGGCATATTTTGTGCCTGTCGCCGATGAGTTGGTAGAGCATTTGGACGAACGCCGCCGCACTATCACGATGAATCTACCCGAGGGGATATTTGATATTAACGAGCAGTAG
- a CDS encoding TnpR protein, producing the protein MAKKKTKKVAPKQLSPENYIRAKARTLPIVECIVEGDWENLGLCHAVVVRQHSNGNYTIGVYLLDTFCLGVKDSFYRFNCTVEEYMELREKFTANFGEFSTQDYEYTHNLIWGAVAYAADLGIAPHSSFNLTQYILEEDDEQQIPIQEFEYGCAGEPTLVVSSKSEARKYVGKLIESVGEDFSIIIDEDEYSPSEFMEAEFENKIDFTYSDRLNKRKTAMPATVYRYVTPDYDIDGELINGEKITNFVEMDFDKISKADIDAVLSLDANTLVSDVNTLLTKELGLFSRDLVEDEDYERMAAILLLMGHLGDERSLPYLLALLRQDEEFSEYYFCDILHEILVPVIYSVAKGNLAALFEYIKEPGLYVYLRSTVFEAVTMVAVEEHSRRAEVIEWYARVIDLYIENITNSDIYDATLAALAISDLMCLKAVELLPQIEKLYATNKVDLGVCGSYNDVVQYMKVGGSFDYKKQNIYDTFTQFQN; encoded by the coding sequence ATGGCAAAAAAGAAAACGAAAAAGGTTGCTCCCAAGCAGCTTTCACCCGAAAATTATATTCGCGCCAAGGCGCGAACACTGCCCATTGTTGAGTGCATAGTGGAGGGGGATTGGGAGAATCTTGGTTTGTGCCACGCTGTGGTGGTACGACAACACAGCAATGGCAATTATACTATTGGTGTCTATCTGTTGGATACCTTTTGCTTGGGGGTCAAAGATTCATTCTATCGGTTCAACTGTACGGTGGAGGAATATATGGAACTTCGCGAGAAATTCACTGCCAATTTCGGAGAGTTTTCCACGCAAGATTACGAGTATACCCACAATCTGATTTGGGGGGCAGTTGCCTATGCCGCGGATTTGGGCATTGCTCCTCACAGCAGCTTCAATCTGACACAATATATACTCGAGGAGGATGATGAACAACAGATTCCCATTCAGGAGTTTGAATATGGATGTGCGGGAGAACCTACCTTGGTTGTCTCCTCTAAGAGTGAGGCACGAAAATATGTTGGCAAGCTAATTGAGAGCGTGGGTGAGGATTTTAGCATAATCATAGATGAGGATGAATACTCACCGAGTGAATTTATGGAGGCTGAATTCGAGAATAAAATAGATTTTACCTACTCCGATAGGCTCAATAAACGGAAAACAGCTATGCCTGCAACCGTTTATAGGTACGTTACTCCGGACTATGATATTGACGGTGAGTTGATAAACGGCGAAAAGATTACTAACTTTGTTGAAATGGACTTCGATAAAATCAGTAAAGCCGATATTGATGCCGTTCTCTCACTCGATGCCAATACACTCGTTTCTGATGTAAACACGCTCTTAACAAAAGAGTTAGGGCTATTCAGTCGCGATTTGGTCGAGGATGAAGACTATGAGCGTATGGCAGCTATTTTGTTGCTAATGGGGCATTTGGGCGATGAGAGAAGTTTACCCTATCTTTTGGCGTTGTTGCGGCAGGATGAGGAGTTCAGCGAATATTACTTTTGTGACATTCTGCACGAAATTCTTGTGCCGGTAATTTATAGTGTCGCCAAAGGAAATTTGGCTGCACTATTTGAATATATAAAAGAGCCGGGACTATACGTCTACCTGCGTAGCACCGTTTTCGAGGCAGTAACAATGGTTGCAGTAGAGGAGCATAGCCGCCGTGCAGAGGTGATTGAGTGGTACGCCCGGGTGATTGATCTATACATTGAAAATATCACAAATTCAGATATTTACGATGCCACCTTGGCAGCATTAGCCATCAGTGATTTGATGTGCCTAAAGGCTGTCGAGCTGCTGCCGCAAATCGAGAAGTTGTACGCAACCAACAAGGTAGACCTTGGCGTCTGTGGCAGCTACAATGATGTGGTTCAATATATGAAAGTAGGAGGCTCGTTCGACTACAAGAAACAAAACATTTACGACACCTTTACCCAATTTCAAAACTAA
- a CDS encoding putative Tricorn-like protease, giving the protein MLKHLLSLAALFIVGAATAQSPLWLRGSAISPDGKTIAFTYKGNIFTVPVTGGKAKAITTNAAHDTRPVWSPDSKKIAFASNRDGSFNVFLTSAEGGVAKKITTNSSNEYPVTFADANTILFTAGTVADAKSDMFPSGTFFQVWSVDTKGSRPQLYNSLPLDNIAVKNGKVLYNDVKGYEDPWRKHHTSSITRDVWLLENGKYKKLTDFKGEDRNPVWASDGTTYYYLSEQDGTFNVYKNSINGGKAQQVTAHKKHPVRYLSIADDGTMAYSYDGELYTVKDGGKPQKIAVEIVADEFEPEVRTQFLSGGVGQMAVSPSGKEIAFIVRGDVYVTSTDYNTTKRITNTPEQERDVDFSPDGRSILYSSERNGIWNIYQSSIVREGEKQFTYATDIVEKPVTNAKVASFQGRYSPDGKQIAYLEDRTTLKVADLATGKSRTILDGKFNYSYSDGDQYFTWSPDGKYILSKYIGIGGWNNPDMALIEVANGNVTNLTESGYSDGGGKWVLDGRAMLWGSDRAGMRSHGSWGATADAYLMFFDDEAYDRFRMTKEEAEVNPKDTTKKELKLDLDNRRNRIIRVTGNSSSLADFVLSKDGNKLYYLTSFEGQPDLWERDFKENTTKILVKGAGWGSLTPDKEGKNIYMASGGGLKKIEVASGKVTPIAFNAQFDHKAAAERQYIFEHAWQQVADKFYVVDIHGVDWKGYREAYSRFLPYINNNFDFAEMLGEMLGELNGSHTGARYRPFGGAALAVASLGAFFDNGHKGDGLLIEEIIAGSPLQKYGSKVQKGEIITKIDGTQISAGADYNSLLAGKAGKQIELTIYNPTTKHTYNQPIKAISQGENGELLYRRWVQQRRDMVSQISGGKVGYVHVRGMNSESFREVYAELLGRYRQCDAVVIDTRHNGGGWLHDDLATLLSGKEYQKFTPRGNYIGSDPYNKWTKPSIVLQCEDNYSNAHGFPWLYKELGIGKLVGAPVPGTMTAVWWETQIDPSLVFGIPQVAVQDMRGKYHENTELQPDIEVYNRPEEVLAGKDYQLEVAVKELMKK; this is encoded by the coding sequence ATGCTAAAACACCTTCTTTCCCTTGCGGCACTGTTCATAGTGGGTGCGGCAACGGCACAATCGCCCTTGTGGCTACGCGGCAGCGCAATTTCGCCGGACGGTAAAACAATCGCTTTTACCTATAAGGGCAATATTTTCACAGTACCCGTAACCGGTGGTAAAGCCAAGGCAATCACCACCAATGCGGCGCACGACACTCGCCCCGTTTGGTCGCCCGACTCAAAGAAGATAGCCTTCGCCTCGAACCGCGACGGTAGCTTTAATGTGTTCCTGACATCGGCAGAGGGGGGCGTAGCAAAAAAAATAACCACCAATTCATCAAATGAGTATCCGGTAACCTTTGCCGACGCTAATACAATTCTCTTTACAGCGGGCACTGTGGCTGACGCTAAGAGTGATATGTTCCCCTCGGGCACATTTTTCCAAGTGTGGAGCGTGGATACAAAAGGTTCACGCCCACAACTTTACAATTCGCTGCCACTGGACAATATAGCCGTTAAAAATGGCAAAGTGCTCTATAACGACGTAAAGGGATACGAAGACCCTTGGCGTAAGCACCACACATCCTCCATCACGCGCGACGTTTGGTTGTTGGAAAATGGTAAATATAAGAAACTTACCGACTTCAAGGGTGAAGACCGTAATCCGGTGTGGGCATCCGACGGCACAACATATTACTACCTGAGCGAGCAGGATGGCACTTTTAATGTTTATAAGAATAGCATCAATGGCGGCAAAGCTCAGCAAGTTACCGCGCACAAGAAACATCCGGTTCGCTATCTGTCCATTGCCGATGACGGCACAATGGCATACAGCTATGATGGTGAGTTGTACACTGTGAAGGATGGAGGCAAACCACAAAAGATTGCTGTTGAGATTGTTGCTGACGAGTTTGAGCCGGAGGTGAGAACTCAGTTCCTCAGCGGTGGTGTGGGGCAGATGGCGGTTTCGCCTTCGGGCAAAGAGATTGCCTTTATAGTTCGCGGCGATGTCTATGTCACCTCTACCGACTACAATACGACAAAGCGAATCACCAACACTCCCGAGCAGGAGCGTGATGTGGATTTCAGCCCCGATGGGCGCTCGATTCTCTACTCATCGGAACGTAACGGCATCTGGAACATCTACCAATCATCGATAGTTCGTGAGGGTGAAAAGCAATTTACCTACGCCACAGATATTGTAGAAAAACCGGTTACAAACGCAAAAGTTGCTTCGTTCCAAGGCAGATATTCGCCCGATGGTAAGCAGATTGCATACCTCGAGGATAGAACAACACTCAAAGTTGCAGACCTTGCCACCGGAAAATCGCGTACCATCCTCGATGGCAAATTCAACTACTCCTACTCCGACGGAGACCAATATTTCACTTGGTCGCCCGATGGTAAATATATACTATCTAAGTACATAGGAATAGGTGGGTGGAATAATCCGGATATGGCACTCATTGAGGTGGCTAATGGCAATGTTACGAATCTCACTGAGAGCGGTTATTCGGACGGTGGCGGTAAGTGGGTATTGGATGGCAGGGCTATGTTGTGGGGTAGTGACCGTGCGGGTATGCGTTCACACGGCTCGTGGGGTGCGACTGCCGATGCCTACCTGATGTTCTTTGATGATGAGGCTTATGACCGCTTCCGTATGACAAAAGAGGAGGCTGAGGTTAATCCGAAAGATACCACCAAAAAAGAGTTGAAATTGGACTTAGACAACCGCCGCAACCGCATAATCCGCGTTACGGGCAACTCATCCTCGCTGGCTGATTTTGTGCTGAGCAAGGATGGTAATAAACTCTATTATTTGACCTCGTTCGAGGGTCAGCCCGACCTCTGGGAACGTGATTTCAAGGAGAATACTACCAAAATTTTGGTGAAGGGCGCAGGTTGGGGTTCGCTCACTCCCGACAAGGAGGGTAAGAATATATATATGGCTTCGGGTGGTGGTCTCAAAAAGATTGAGGTAGCATCGGGCAAGGTAACTCCTATCGCCTTCAATGCTCAGTTTGACCACAAGGCTGCCGCCGAACGTCAATACATCTTCGAGCACGCTTGGCAGCAGGTTGCCGACAAGTTCTATGTCGTGGATATTCACGGCGTTGATTGGAAGGGTTACCGCGAGGCTTACTCCCGATTCCTACCCTACATTAACAATAACTTCGATTTTGCCGAGATGTTGGGCGAGATGTTGGGCGAACTAAATGGTTCACATACCGGAGCGCGCTATCGTCCCTTTGGTGGTGCAGCACTGGCGGTTGCCTCACTCGGTGCATTCTTTGATAATGGGCACAAGGGTGACGGTCTTCTCATAGAGGAGATTATCGCGGGCAGCCCGCTTCAAAAGTATGGCTCGAAGGTTCAAAAGGGTGAAATTATCACCAAAATCGACGGAACGCAAATCAGCGCAGGCGCGGATTATAACTCACTGCTGGCAGGCAAGGCGGGTAAGCAAATCGAGCTTACCATTTATAATCCAACAACTAAACATACTTATAACCAGCCAATAAAGGCTATTTCACAGGGCGAGAACGGCGAATTGCTCTACAGGCGTTGGGTGCAGCAGCGCCGCGATATGGTTTCGCAAATTTCGGGCGGAAAGGTTGGCTATGTCCACGTTCGGGGTATGAATAGCGAAAGTTTCCGTGAGGTCTATGCCGAACTTCTTGGACGTTATCGTCAGTGTGATGCTGTGGTTATCGATACTCGTCACAATGGTGGCGGCTGGCTGCACGATGATTTGGCAACACTGCTCTCGGGTAAGGAGTATCAGAAATTCACCCCGCGCGGAAACTACATCGGTTCAGACCCTTACAACAAGTGGACTAAACCCTCCATTGTGCTCCAGTGCGAGGACAACTACTCGAACGCTCACGGCTTCCCTTGGTTATATAAGGAGCTGGGAATCGGCAAGTTGGTTGGTGCGCCCGTGCCGGGGACAATGACCGCCGTATGGTGGGAGACCCAAATCGACCCCTCGCTGGTGTTTGGTATTCCGCAGGTAGCCGTTCAGGATATGCGCGGTAAGTATCACGAAAACACGGAGCTACAACCCGATATCGAGGTTTACAACCGCCCCGAAGAGGTGCTCGCCGGCAAGGACTACCAGTTGGAGGTTGCCGTGAAGGAGCTTATGAAGAAGTAG
- a CDS encoding FKBP-type peptidyl-prolyl cis-trans isomerase → MKKQIIIAVLAIASIFTSCSGGGASLKTQKDSVSYAIGMQLGGMAFGFDSTINVEAVVAGVRSSFAKDSKFTAEQAQNVIQLYAQVKQEADMIAYREKHTKDSIANAAESKEFLAKKEAEAGFTKTESGLIYKIENPGSTPKVNEGDEISVNFTLYNAKGEKIQSNLDFGTEPMKFPMNSGMIKGFVEGATLIGKGGKITMVLPAELAYGTNGNGRDIGPESALMFEVEVIDITPNK, encoded by the coding sequence ATGAAAAAGCAAATCATTATTGCCGTTTTGGCAATCGCGTCGATTTTCACATCTTGCTCAGGTGGCGGTGCATCGCTTAAAACTCAAAAGGACTCCGTGTCGTATGCAATCGGTATGCAACTTGGTGGGATGGCTTTTGGATTCGACTCTACAATCAACGTTGAGGCAGTTGTAGCCGGCGTTCGTTCGTCTTTTGCCAAGGATAGCAAGTTCACAGCCGAGCAGGCACAAAACGTAATCCAACTCTATGCTCAGGTTAAGCAAGAGGCTGATATGATTGCGTACCGTGAAAAACACACCAAGGATTCAATCGCAAATGCAGCTGAATCTAAAGAGTTTTTGGCAAAGAAAGAGGCTGAGGCTGGGTTCACCAAAACAGAGAGCGGTCTTATATACAAGATTGAAAACCCCGGTAGCACTCCTAAGGTAAATGAGGGTGACGAAATTTCGGTAAACTTCACACTTTACAATGCGAAGGGCGAAAAAATCCAATCCAACCTTGATTTCGGTACAGAACCAATGAAATTCCCAATGAACAGTGGTATGATTAAGGGTTTTGTTGAGGGTGCAACTCTAATTGGTAAAGGTGGCAAAATTACTATGGTTTTACCGGCTGAACTTGCTTATGGTACAAATGGCAATGGTCGCGATATAGGTCCTGAATCAGCGCTTATGTTTGAAGTTGAAGTTATTGATATAACACCAAATAAATAA
- a CDS encoding putative low-affinity inorganic phosphate transporter, producing MDNIYLVILIILMALAVSDLVVGVSNDAVNFLNSALGSKAAPRWLIMVVASAGILLGSIFSSGMMEVARSGVFYPSQFHFHDMMLLFLAVMFTDVILLDMFNTFGLPTSTTVSLVFELLGAGVAVALYTMPAGEHISTYINAGKAMGIISGILSSVVIAFVTGTVVMFVTRAIFSFRYQRSFKYVGAFWCGIALTAISYFAIFKGLKGSTIMSAELVDFLNNSSTIFLLSVSFVFWTLTMGFIQWVFKFNILRLTVLAGTMSLALAFAGNDLVNFIGVFMAGKSTYDAGAELVAQGGDLSTLKMTALEGKVTVDWIYLFAAGLIMTITLWFSKKAQRVTETEISLARQDSGVERFGSTALSRALVRSAVNFNKKYERYTPTAVQRYIERRFRPIEELDVNQAPFDLIRATVNLTCASILIAMATSLKLPLSTTYVTFMVAMGSSLADRAWGRESAVYRITGVLTVISGWFLTAFIAFTVAFIVAMILMAGGEIAIYVMAAICAYLLIQSKILFSRRRKKEAQQDDEYEELTGIDIVKRSQEEITTSMEKMTDIYSQTITGLLMEDRKLLKDMMRQADEMYEKAHERKHKIMPVLRQLEEHNISQGHYFVQVADYLNEVAKALVHITRPSYAHIDNNHQGLSIEQADDLRRINLAVSHIYERFNNMLKTDNYTDLGQTLEKRDKLFELLADVTTNQVKRVIDNDSSARSSMLFLNIITETKTMLLQSRNLIKSQKHFIEQQ from the coding sequence ATGGATAACATTTATCTTGTCATTCTTATTATCTTGATGGCACTCGCCGTATCCGACCTCGTTGTTGGGGTGAGTAATGACGCTGTCAATTTTCTTAATTCGGCTTTGGGCTCAAAGGCTGCTCCGCGTTGGCTGATTATGGTGGTTGCCTCGGCAGGTATTTTGTTGGGCTCTATCTTTTCGAGCGGTATGATGGAGGTCGCCCGCAGCGGGGTATTCTATCCCAGCCAGTTTCATTTCCACGATATGATGCTGCTCTTTCTGGCGGTTATGTTCACGGATGTGATACTGCTGGATATGTTCAACACCTTTGGCCTGCCTACCTCCACGACAGTTTCGCTGGTCTTTGAGCTATTGGGAGCAGGCGTGGCAGTGGCACTCTATACGATGCCTGCCGGAGAACATATCTCAACCTATATCAATGCAGGGAAGGCAATGGGTATCATCTCGGGTATTCTCTCCTCGGTGGTAATTGCCTTTGTAACGGGTACGGTTGTGATGTTCGTCACGCGGGCAATATTCTCGTTCAGATATCAACGCTCATTTAAGTATGTTGGTGCTTTTTGGTGCGGCATCGCTCTGACAGCCATCAGCTACTTCGCCATCTTCAAAGGACTTAAAGGATCAACCATTATGAGTGCCGAATTGGTCGATTTCCTCAACAACAGCAGCACAATCTTCTTGCTTTCGGTTTCGTTCGTGTTTTGGACTCTCACTATGGGATTCATCCAGTGGGTGTTCAAATTCAACATCCTCAGACTGACCGTACTGGCGGGTACTATGTCGCTAGCGTTGGCTTTTGCCGGCAATGATCTCGTGAACTTTATCGGGGTATTTATGGCAGGAAAAAGCACCTATGACGCAGGGGCTGAGTTGGTGGCGCAGGGGGGCGATTTGTCTACGCTAAAGATGACTGCTTTGGAGGGAAAAGTCACAGTGGATTGGATATATCTCTTTGCTGCGGGTCTGATTATGACCATTACCCTTTGGTTCTCAAAGAAAGCTCAACGGGTTACCGAAACCGAGATTAGCCTTGCACGTCAGGATTCGGGAGTTGAACGTTTTGGCTCTACGGCTCTTTCGCGCGCATTGGTGCGCTCGGCGGTAAATTTCAACAAGAAGTATGAGCGTTACACGCCTACGGCTGTGCAACGATACATAGAACGCCGATTCCGCCCAATCGAAGAGCTGGATGTAAACCAAGCTCCATTTGACCTGATACGTGCAACTGTCAATCTGACCTGCGCCTCGATTCTTATTGCAATGGCAACATCGCTAAAACTGCCTCTTTCAACCACTTACGTCACCTTTATGGTGGCAATGGGTAGTTCACTGGCAGACCGTGCTTGGGGACGCGAGAGTGCAGTTTATCGCATAACCGGAGTGCTCACGGTAATATCGGGTTGGTTCTTGACTGCATTTATCGCATTTACGGTGGCATTTATCGTTGCTATGATTCTGATGGCGGGTGGCGAGATTGCCATATACGTTATGGCTGCCATTTGTGCATATCTGCTTATTCAAAGTAAGATTCTCTTCAGCCGCCGTCGCAAGAAAGAGGCACAGCAAGACGATGAATACGAAGAACTTACAGGAATAGATATCGTCAAGCGTTCGCAGGAGGAGATTACAACTTCTATGGAGAAGATGACTGACATATATAGCCAGACAATCACCGGTCTTTTAATGGAAGATAGAAAATTATTAAAGGATATGATGCGTCAGGCGGATGAAATGTACGAAAAGGCACACGAACGCAAACACAAAATTATGCCTGTACTACGTCAATTAGAGGAGCACAACATAAGCCAGGGACACTACTTTGTGCAGGTTGCCGACTACCTCAATGAGGTGGCTAAAGCGCTGGTTCACATCACTCGTCCCAGCTATGCCCATATTGATAACAACCACCAAGGGCTATCCATTGAGCAGGCAGATGACTTACGACGTATCAATTTGGCGGTGTCTCATATCTACGAGCGTTTTAATAATATGCTCAAAACCGATAACTACACAGACCTTGGTCAAACCCTTGAAAAGCGCGATAAACTCTTTGAGCTTCTCGCCGATGTTACCACAAATCAGGTTAAGCGTGTAATTGACAACGACTCATCGGCACGTAGCTCGATGCTGTTCCTCAACATTATTACCGAAACCAAGACTATGCTCCTGCAATCGCGCAACTTGATTAAGTCGCAAAAGCACTTTATAGAGCAACAGTAG